The region CACGCGCTCTTGGGTCGCAGCGTCGAGCCCTTCGTAGAGCGCGCGCAGCGCCGCGAGACGGCGGGGCAGGGCGCTCTCCCAGTCGATCAGCGCGCCGGAAGCGAGGGGCGGCAGGTCGAGCTCGGGCAGGCCGACGAGTTCGGGCGCGGCGAATGCGGTGTTGAGAAACAGGCGGCTCGACGGCGAATAGGGGCTGTAGTCGCGCCCCTCGCCCGCGAAGAGCGCGTGGACGGGGTTGATCGCGAGCATATCGGCGCCGCTCTTAGCGAAGAGGTCCACCGCCTGTGCCAGCTCTTCAAAGGTGCCGTATGCGTCGTTGCAGGCGGGGCTTGCGCCGCGCAGCGCGGGGATCTGCACCGCCGGGCCCCAGAGCCGCTCGCCCCGGCGCTCTGGCGGGAGGATGTCGTCGGGCGTGGGGCATCGGCGCGGGGCGACGGCGAGGGTGAGCGTGTGGCCTGCGATCTCCAGCCGGTGATAGCCCGGCACCTGCACCGGCGGGAGCGACCAGCCCGAGCCGGGCACGCGCGTGCCGTCCTCGAGCGTGACGTGCGCGGGCCACAGGCTCGCGGGCAGCGGGGTCGCCGCGCCCACTTCGGTGACGAGCATGGCGGGCACCGCCTCGGCCTCGGCCTCGATCCGCTCGAGGCTCTGCTCGATCGCGGCAGGCTCGTGCGCAGGATAGCCGAGCGCTGCCGCGATGCGCTCGAGCGAGGCATCTGTGACGACGCGCTCGACCCCGTCGGCATCGCGCCATTCGCGTTCGATGCCGATGGCGCTGGCGAGCGCGTGCAGTGGCTTCATCGTGGCTCCGGAACCGGACTGCGCGCCTGCGGGATGCAGCGCGCGAACGGCACGAGGCTAACCCGCACGGCGCGGGGCGGCAATCACGAATGCAGGTGCGAAAACGGGCGCGAATACAGTCTGGGGAGCGATGACCGTACGCAGGGAGAAAGGGCTATTCTCAACAGGCGATAGCCAGCTTCTCGACAGTATCTCCACCCGTTCTCCACAGGCTTGCACACAGCGTTTCAACAAGGCTCTGCACGGCCTTTCCACAAGGTTTGCGACAGGTTCTGCGCAGGTTTTGCACAGGCTTGCGTACAGGGCTCGCGCAGGCCTAGGAGCGCTCCATGGACCTTTCCGCCTACCTTGCCCGCATCGGCCTCGCCGCCGCTCCGCCCGCCAGCGCGCAGGGGCTTGCCGCGCTGCAATCCGCGCATCGCCGCAGCATCGGCTTCGAGAACCTCGACGTGCTGCTTGGCCGGGCGATCCGCATCGATGGCGAGGCGGTCTTCGACAAGCTCGTGCGGCGAGGGCGGGGTGGGTACTGCTTCGAGCAGAACCGGCTCTTCGCCGATGCGCTTCACGTGCTCGGCTTCGCGGTGCGCCCGCTGCTGGCCCGCGTGCGGCTGGGGCAGGCCTGGGAGGCGCCGGTCCCGCGCAGCCACGTGCTGCTGCTGGTCGAGATTGCGGGCGAGGCGTGGATCGTCGATGCCGGGTTTGGCGGAGCCTTGACCCCGCCGCTCTGCTTGCGCGACGGTGCCTCCGCCCTGACCCCTGACGGCGCGCGCCACCGCCTGCGCCACATCGGCGCGCCCGGCTCGCTCATCGGCGAATGGCTGCTCGAACGCGCTGGCCCGCCCGAGGCCACCGACGGGCGCGCAGGCGACGCCACGGGCTGGGTGGCGCAATATGGCTTCGACCTCGCGCAGGTCTGCGCGGACGATCTCGAGCAGGTCAACCACTGGACCTCGACCCGCGCGGGCACGCGCTTCCTCACCACGCAGGTCGCCAGCATCGTCCTCGACACCGGCTTCGCCGCCCTGACCGACACGCGCCTGACGCTCTACCGCGAGGGACGCACCGAGCGCCGCGAGATCGAGGGCGCACAGGACCTGCGCGAAACGCTCGCGGGCACGTTCCGGATCGACCTGCCCGAAGCCGACCTCGCAAGGCTGCCGGTGTTTGTGGGGTAGCGGGGCGGGGGGCGTTGCGAGGGCGTTATGGCGTTGTCTGGCAGGCTTGGCGGAATGACGGGCAGGGGCCGGTTGCGGAAGGTCTGGTTCGGAGCAAAGGCATGAGAGAGTCGTCGTTCACAGTGCATTGCTTGCAAACTATGCTCGGCCATTTCTACTCGCCCGATGGCTATTTTGAGCTCACTATCCGTTGCTGGTAATTGTCTGGCCGCTATCGATGCTGCCTTCGCGTAAGAAACCCTGTAGGGCAATGTAAAGGCCGTGGTAGCGATCAGAGCGCACATTCATGGGCGAGAAGCAAAAGCCGATATCCGGCACTTGGACGTGGCCATTATACCGGAAAAATAGGGGTGATAGAGCCTCAAGTATGTTTAAGGCGCCGCGGCGATTATCTTCATTTCGAGTTTGAACGTTAATTGCGTATCGAAGTGAGCTGACGATAATGTCGATAAGAGACGTAAAATGCGACTGTCCTATGGCACTGTAATGGAAGCCAACGATATTAGAGAGACGGGTCGGTGTGTTTCTGTGATGGAGTTGCACGCCGACAGCCATCTTCTCCTTTAAGTGCCCTTCAATCTCGTTGTTTGCATCAGTAAATCGATCAATAAGGACAATGCCTTTTTCGTTCATGCGGTTAAGCGCGCAATGAAAGTGATAACAAACCGTGTTGATGCCGTACCGTCGTGCATTGTCGGGATCGCCGGCTAAGTCGTGTAAGACAGCATAAGCGAACAATTTGCACCCATACTCAGCTGCGGTTCGAATAATCGATTGCTTGAGTTCCAAAAATTGGTGATGTGTTAACCCATCAGGGCGAGGATTGAATTTAAGTCGCACATTTGGTGCCAAACCAAATGCCAAGCGCAGTTCGTCGATGCGCTGGCTAAGCGCGCCAGCAGCATTCCCGGGGATCGATATGCCAGCGTATATTAGGAAGTCGCCAGCGCGATGTTCGAGATTACTCTCATCACAATAAAGTAGATGCATCCGACGCTCGCCCCCACACTCCTGCGATACCTAGCCTGAGAAATGCTTTCAAGAGTCGAACGATAAGGACGCGACAGCTTTCAGGATCTTCAGAAGCTTTTGATCACGGCGACAAAGGGCTCAAACCAGCGCTCGCATTCAACCCGCGCTGATCCAGCCGGATAGAACAGCCTCGCCCCGCAGCCTCCTCTCCGCACTCACTTCTCGCGCAGGCGGGGCATCAGTTCGACGAAGTTGCAGGGGCGGTTGCGGCTGTCGAGCTGTTCGGCGAGGATGCCGTCCCAGCCGTCCTTTACCGCGCCGTTCGAGCCGGGCAGGGCGAAGATGTAGGTGCCGCGGCTGAGCACCGCGTGGGCGCGGCTCTGCACGGTCGAGGTGCCGATGGTCTGGTAGCTCAGCCAGCGGAACAGCTCGCCGAAGCCGGGGATGTCGCGCTCCTTGACGCGTTCGAGCGCCTCGGGGGTGACGTCGCGGCCGGTGAGGCCGGTGCCGCCGGTCGAGACGACCGCGTCGATGCCGGCATCGTCGATCCAGTTGTTGAGCCGCGCGGCGATGCGCGTCACGTCGTCCTTCTCGATCGCGCGGGCGACGAGCTTGTGCCCGGCGCCGGCAATCCGCTCGGCGAGGATGTCGCCCGAGGTGTCGTTCTCGGGGCCGCGCGTGTCCGAGACGGTGAGCAGGGCAATGTTGATCGGCTTGAAGGTACGCTCTGTGTCAATCGCCACGCAGTATCGCTCCGTTGGGGGCCATGCGCACCGCCTTCGAGCCCGAGAGACCGGGGAAGGTCGGCCACATGTCCTGTGCGAGCGCGATGCGGCTTTCCGAAGGGCCGCCGGCCTGGCGCTCGTACATCCAGTAATTGCGCATGACGATATTCACGTAGCCGCGCGTCTCCCAGTAGGGCAGCGATTCCATCCACAGCAGCGGATCGCCGCCGTCCTTCACCTCGGTGTTCCAGCGGGTGATCGGGACCGGCCCGGCGTTGTAGGCGGCCATGACCTTGGGCAGCAGCCCCTGCGTGCCCGAATTGTGGTCGAGCGCGAGCAGGTGGGCCTGTCCGAAGGCGAGGTTGATCTCGGGGCGGTTGAGGTCCTTTGCCGAACCCGAGACGCCCAGCGAGGCGGCATGGTCGCGCGCGGCGGCGGGCATGATCTGCATCAGGCCGCGTGCGCCCGCGGGGCTGACGATGCTTGCCTGGAAGATCGATTCCTGCAGCGCGTGGGCGTAGACGAGCGCGGGGTCGACCTTCCAGCCGCCGGTGGGGGTCCACTTGGGCGTGGGGAAGCGCGAGGCCGGGTCGGGCTTGCCGCCGCGCGGGGCGTTGTAGCTCATCCACAGCTGGGTCGCGGGCAGGCCGAGATCGCGCGCGAGGCGAGAGAGCGGGGCATATTGCCCGGCATCGCCGATGCGCGCCTGATGGCGCAGCACTTCGTCGGCAAGGCCGTCCTCGCCGATCTCGGAGAGCGCGACGGCGGTGCGCACGTTTGGGATCGTGCGCAGCGACTGCCAGTCGGTCTGGCTGAAGTCGGCCTGGGCGTGCTGGGCGGGCAGTTCCATGCCCAGCTGTTCGGCGGCGAGCATGCCGTAGAGCGTCTCGTCGCGCTTGGCCGCGAGGCGCAGCACGCCGGCGGCCTTCTCGGGCTGGCGGCAGCGCACGAGGGCGCGCGCGTGCCAGTAGTGCGCCGCGCTGGTCAGTTCGTCGTTCTCGGAATAGCGCGCGGCATCCGCGAAGGCGGCGGAGGCGCCGTCGCAGTCGCCCAGCCGCCATGCGGCGAGCCCGGCGGTCCACCAGGCCTCGCCGACCCACGGGCCGTTGCCCATGGCGGCGAGCTGGGCCATCTCGTAGGCCGAGGCGTCCTGGTTCTCGATGTAGTAGCTCCAGGCCACCTTCTGGCGCCATTCGGCGCGCGCCATCGACGAAAGCGAGGCGTCGACCCCGTCGAGCAGCGTGCGCGCGCCCATCGGATCGTCGTTCTTGATGTGCTCGACGATCCCGGCCGAGATCGCGGCGGGCATCGTGCCGTCCTCGATCGAGCGCGGGCGCACGCGCTTGGGCATCGAGGGGAGGCGGGCGAACTGCTGCTCGCCGGGCAGGCTCGGCGTGGTCTGCGCACCGCGGCGCTGCGCGAGGCGGGTGATCTGGTCGGCACCGGGAAGCTCGGTCCCTTGCGCCAGCCATGCCTCGAGGTCGGGCAGCTCGATGCGCGGCGAGCCGGCGGCGAGGTAGTATTCCGCGCGCGCTTCCTGATGGATCGGGCCCTCGGGGCGCTGGGCGAGCATGCGCTGGACCTTGCTCCAGTCCTTGTCCTCGACCGCGGAGAAGTATTCGGCGTAGAAATCGCGGTCGTCGTGGCTGAGCAGCGAGGGGACCACGGTGCTGTCGGCGCGGGTGCGGAAGTAGTCGACTGCGGCGCTGTTCGCGCTCGCCGTGCCCGGCAGCGCGGCGAGCGCGAGCCCGGCCAACCCCGTGCCTGCAAGCGCGCGCTTGCCTGCGCGCAGGAGTCCCTTCGCAGTGCTGGCCGGTCGTGAACCAGAGTGTCGCTTCAAGTTATCTGTCCTCGAAAATTCCGTCGTACCGGTTCGGCCCCCTGGCGGCTGGAGGGCGCGGGTCATGCCGCGCTCCAGTCCAGCATCGTCTTCCACAGGACCGGCTTCGCGCTCGGATGATTGAGCAGCGATGCAAGGCCCCAGGAGGCGAGCAACGGTATTGAGCGTCCTTCATGGTTGAAATTTTGTGAAATTGCAGTGCGACGCGGCAATTCGTGGCCCAAAAGCGGCAAAACGTTTTCACCGAAGGTAAACAGGCGTTTCGGGGCGACCAGACCGACGTGGTGCAGCAGCACCTTGCCCATGCCCTCGGTGCGCAGCTGCGTCCAGTCGGGAGCGGGAACGGCGCGCGGGAGGACGCTGGCGATGTAGACCTCGTCGCGGCGGGTTTCGAGCGCTGCAAGGATGGCGTCGAGCAGGCGTCCCTGCGGTCCCGAGAGCAGCGTCTCGCGGTCCTCGCTCTCGGGCGTCTCGACCAGGATCATGACGTCGGCCCCGGCCTTGCCCTGCGGCGGTACGCGCGCCGAGGTGCGGCCCGCGTCGAGCAGCGGCTCGCTCATCCACCAGCGGGTGAATTCGGCGAGGTCTGCGGGAAGTATCGCCGGGTCGATGCCCGGCGGCGCAGCAGGGACCTGCTCCTCGACCGGCGCACGCCTGCGCGCGGCTGCGCGGCGGCGCATTTCGCCGTCGTCACCGGGTTCGGCCAGCCACTCCACCGGCTCGTCGAGCAGGTCGAGATCGACACCGGCGTCCCTCCACCAGTCGAGCGCACCTGTGATATCTGCCAGAAATTCCGGATTTGGGGCCTGATCCATCGAGGCAGGTATTGACCTGTCGGCACCGACCAATCAAGGCACAAGGGTAGACAAGTGCGCAACAAAATACGCGAATGCAAAATTCGACTGGCTTTTGAGGGGTCCCATGATTGAACGCGAAGAGATGCCTTACGATGTCGTGATCGTCGGTGGCGGGCCGGCGGGTCTGTCGACGGCGATCCGGCTCAAGCAGCTCGATCCGGAAATCCAGGTCTGCGTGCTCGAGAAAGGCTCCGAGATCGGGGCGCACATTCTTTCGGGCGCGACCTTCGATCCCAAGGCGATCGACGAGCTGCTGCCCGAGTGGCGCGAGATGGACTGCCCGATGGCCGAGACGCCGGTGACCGACAACTGGCACTGGCACCTCACCAAGGGCAAGAAGTTCTCGATCCCCCACGCGATCCAGCCCAAGTTCATGTCGAACCACGGCAACTACACCGGATCGCTGGGCAACCTGTGCCGCTGGCTGGGCGAGCAGGCCGAGGCGCTCGAGGTCGAGATCTTCCCGGGCTTCCCCGCAGCCGAGATCCTCTACGACGACAACGGCGCGGTCATCGGCGTGCAGACCGGCGACATGGGCGTTGGCCGCGATGGCGAACCCAAGGGCGACTTCCAGCCGGGCATGAACCTGCTGGGCAAGTACACCGTCTTCTGTGAAGGCGCGCGCGGGCACCTGACCAAGCGCCTCAAGGCGAAGTACGATCTTGAAGCCAACTGCGAGCCCCAGATCTATGGTCTGG is a window of Novosphingobium aureum DNA encoding:
- a CDS encoding arylamine N-acetyltransferase family protein, whose protein sequence is MDLSAYLARIGLAAAPPASAQGLAALQSAHRRSIGFENLDVLLGRAIRIDGEAVFDKLVRRGRGGYCFEQNRLFADALHVLGFAVRPLLARVRLGQAWEAPVPRSHVLLLVEIAGEAWIVDAGFGGALTPPLCLRDGASALTPDGARHRLRHIGAPGSLIGEWLLERAGPPEATDGRAGDATGWVAQYGFDLAQVCADDLEQVNHWTSTRAGTRFLTTQVASIVLDTGFAALTDTRLTLYREGRTERREIEGAQDLRETLAGTFRIDLPEADLARLPVFVG
- the moaB gene encoding molybdenum cofactor biosynthesis protein B, which encodes MAIDTERTFKPINIALLTVSDTRGPENDTSGDILAERIAGAGHKLVARAIEKDDVTRIAARLNNWIDDAGIDAVVSTGGTGLTGRDVTPEALERVKERDIPGFGELFRWLSYQTIGTSTVQSRAHAVLSRGTYIFALPGSNGAVKDGWDGILAEQLDSRNRPCNFVELMPRLREK
- a CDS encoding lytic transglycosylase domain-containing protein is translated as MAGLALAALPGTASANSAAVDYFRTRADSTVVPSLLSHDDRDFYAEYFSAVEDKDWSKVQRMLAQRPEGPIHQEARAEYYLAAGSPRIELPDLEAWLAQGTELPGADQITRLAQRRGAQTTPSLPGEQQFARLPSMPKRVRPRSIEDGTMPAAISAGIVEHIKNDDPMGARTLLDGVDASLSSMARAEWRQKVAWSYYIENQDASAYEMAQLAAMGNGPWVGEAWWTAGLAAWRLGDCDGASAAFADAARYSENDELTSAAHYWHARALVRCRQPEKAAGVLRLAAKRDETLYGMLAAEQLGMELPAQHAQADFSQTDWQSLRTIPNVRTAVALSEIGEDGLADEVLRHQARIGDAGQYAPLSRLARDLGLPATQLWMSYNAPRGGKPDPASRFPTPKWTPTGGWKVDPALVYAHALQESIFQASIVSPAGARGLMQIMPAAARDHAASLGVSGSAKDLNRPEINLAFGQAHLLALDHNSGTQGLLPKVMAAYNAGPVPITRWNTEVKDGGDPLLWMESLPYWETRGYVNIVMRNYWMYERQAGGPSESRIALAQDMWPTFPGLSGSKAVRMAPNGAILRGD
- a CDS encoding uracil-DNA glycosylase family protein, whose product is MDQAPNPEFLADITGALDWWRDAGVDLDLLDEPVEWLAEPGDDGEMRRRAAARRRAPVEEQVPAAPPGIDPAILPADLAEFTRWWMSEPLLDAGRTSARVPPQGKAGADVMILVETPESEDRETLLSGPQGRLLDAILAALETRRDEVYIASVLPRAVPAPDWTQLRTEGMGKVLLHHVGLVAPKRLFTFGENVLPLLGHELPRRTAISQNFNHEGRSIPLLASWGLASLLNHPSAKPVLWKTMLDWSAA